A stretch of the Takifugu flavidus isolate HTHZ2018 chromosome 1, ASM371156v2, whole genome shotgun sequence genome encodes the following:
- the LOC130536995 gene encoding transmembrane protein 238-like isoform X2 encodes MSAATGSAPVQVEVAMERSYSGVGRCMCLFWFALAHDILGVMVIMVGVFGGLFFHDLFIYVGAIIIFLSLIWWVLWYTGNIDVPPKELEDDVGLMKLKERRVKQLVSVLPVNPGSSHSC; translated from the exons ATGTCCGCTGCCACTGGCTCAGCCCCCGTACAGGTAGAAGTGGCTATGGAGAGGAGCTACAGCGGGGTCGGCCGCTGCATGTGCCTGTTTTGGTTCGCCCTGGCCCACGACATACTCGGCGTCATGGTCATCATGGTGGGGGTGTTCGGAGGGCTCTTCTTTCACGACTTGTTCATCTACGTGGGggccatcatcatcttcctcagccTGATCTGGTGGGTGTTGTGGTACACGGGGAACATCGACGTGCCGcccaaggagctggaggacgatGTGGGAttgatgaagctgaaggagCGCAGAGTGAAACAGCTG GTGAGTGTTCTGCCAGTGAATCCTGGATCCTCACATTCATGTTGA
- the LOC130536995 gene encoding transmembrane protein 238-like isoform X1 — protein MSAATGSAPVQVEVAMERSYSGVGRCMCLFWFALAHDILGVMVIMVGVFGGLFFHDLFIYVGAIIIFLSLIWWVLWYTGNIDVPPKELEDDVGLMKLKERRVKQLVRNMSERLSRRFRDSFRRNSQNVGEPSNGHDNTANRGSEVMVSTSVV, from the coding sequence ATGTCCGCTGCCACTGGCTCAGCCCCCGTACAGGTAGAAGTGGCTATGGAGAGGAGCTACAGCGGGGTCGGCCGCTGCATGTGCCTGTTTTGGTTCGCCCTGGCCCACGACATACTCGGCGTCATGGTCATCATGGTGGGGGTGTTCGGAGGGCTCTTCTTTCACGACTTGTTCATCTACGTGGGggccatcatcatcttcctcagccTGATCTGGTGGGTGTTGTGGTACACGGGGAACATCGACGTGCCGcccaaggagctggaggacgatGTGGGAttgatgaagctgaaggagCGCAGAGTGAAACAGCTGGTGAGGAACATGTCGGAGCGCCTCTCCAGGAGGTTCAGGgactccttcaggaggaacAGCCAGAATGTCGGAGAGCCCTCCAATGGCCACGACAACACCGCAAACAGGGGTTCAGAGGTGATGGTTTCCACTTCAGTTGTATGA